In Legionella sp. PATHC035, a genomic segment contains:
- the maiA gene encoding maleylacetoacetate isomerase — protein MKLYDYFRSTACYRVRIALNLKNIAYEKINIHLVNHGGEQHSPEYRAVNPQELVPSLEINQRVMSQSLAIIDYLDETYPNPALLPSDPWDKAIVKSLALIVACDMHPLNNLRVLNRLKEQFQAHETQVTEWYHHWLKAGFDAFEMKLHQIKRSPSFCFGDAVTLADLCLIPQVYNAHRFHFAMDNYPLINAINAHCLTLEPFQKAAPEIQ, from the coding sequence ATGAAACTCTATGATTATTTTCGTTCTACAGCGTGTTATCGGGTCCGTATCGCTCTGAATTTAAAAAATATTGCCTATGAGAAAATAAATATCCACCTGGTGAATCATGGTGGAGAACAGCATAGTCCAGAATACCGAGCGGTTAATCCCCAAGAATTAGTACCCAGCTTAGAAATCAATCAGCGCGTGATGAGTCAATCACTTGCCATAATCGATTATCTGGATGAGACGTACCCTAATCCTGCATTATTGCCTTCTGATCCTTGGGATAAAGCCATTGTAAAATCCCTTGCTTTAATTGTCGCATGTGACATGCATCCGCTGAATAATTTAAGGGTATTAAACCGCTTAAAAGAGCAATTTCAAGCACATGAAACACAGGTCACCGAATGGTATCACCATTGGCTGAAAGCAGGATTTGACGCTTTTGAAATGAAATTACACCAGATAAAACGCAGTCCATCTTTTTGTTTTGGCGATGCAGTGACCTTGGCCGATCTTTGCCTTATCCCCCAAGTCTATAATGCCCATCGATTTCATTTTGCTATGGACAACTACCCTCTTATCAATGCAATCAACGCGCATTGTTTGACACTGGAACCCTTTCAAAAAGCAGCTCCCGAGATTCAATAA